The following nucleotide sequence is from Borrelia sp. A-FGy1.
ATATTATCATACTATACATCTAATTGATGTTAGTAGGGAGGCAATATGTTAAATCATTTAGATTATTTAAAAATTGAAAGCTCAGATAAAATAAACTTAAGACTTCAAGAGTTATTGGCAGGGCTCCATGTTTTTTATTCTAATTTAAGAGGTATTCATTGGAATATAAAGGATGTTAATTTTTTTGTAATTCATAAAAGAACACAAAAGCTTTATGAATACATTGCAGAAGTTATTGATACTTTAGCTGAGAGATCTAGAGCGTTGGGTTATGTTTCTGAATTTAGATATACTGAATTTGCTAAAAATTCTTTTATTAAGGAACTTAGTATGGAGTCAACCTCAAGTTTTATCCTTTCAGTGAACAGTATTGTAAGTGGTCTTAGTTATATTCTTAAAAATATTTTTGAAACAAGAGGTATTGTTGATAGTGCATCTGATTATGGAACTGCTAATGTTTTAGATGACATTATGGTATCTCTTGAAAAATATTTATGGATGTATAAATCCTTGTTGAGTAATTGTGGATGTCCATGTCACGAGGAAAAAGAAAGTGATTTATGCAAAGATAAGGAAAGATGTGATTGTTCACTTTATAAAGATGGGTGTTGCAAAGAGAAGCATTGAGCTTGGGGTGTGATTTGGAAATAATTTTAAAAATTTATTTTATATTTATTAATTAATAGTTCAAATTATGTTTGAATTATTTGAAGCTATAGTAAATCTATAGCTTTAATTTTATGTTTGAGGACTCTATGGAAATTAGGAATATTGGAATTATGGCACATATTGATGCTGGAAAAACTACTACTACAGAAAGGATAATATACTATACTGGTAAAACTCATAAGATAGGTGATGTTGATTCTGGTAATACAGTAACCGACTGGATGGTTCAAGAACAAGATAGAGGTATTACAATTAGTTCTGCTGTTATTACTTGTTATTGGAGGGAGCATCAGATAAATATTATTGATACTCCTGGACATGTTGATTTTACAGCTGAGGTCGAGAGGTCTCTTCGTGTGCTTGATGGAGGAATTGTTATTTTTAGTGCTGTTGATGGGGTACAGGCGCAAACGGAAACGGTATGGAAGCAGGCGTCAAAGTATAGAATACCAAAGCTTGCTTATATTAATAAGATGGATAGGGTAGGTGCTGA
It contains:
- a CDS encoding Dps family protein, whose product is MLNHLDYLKIESSDKINLRLQELLAGLHVFYSNLRGIHWNIKDVNFFVIHKRTQKLYEYIAEVIDTLAERSRALGYVSEFRYTEFAKNSFIKELSMESTSSFILSVNSIVSGLSYILKNIFETRGIVDSASDYGTANVLDDIMVSLEKYLWMYKSLLSNCGCPCHEEKESDLCKDKERCDCSLYKDGCCKEKH